In Neorhizobium sp. NCHU2750, a single genomic region encodes these proteins:
- a CDS encoding HAMP domain-containing methyl-accepting chemotaxis protein, producing the protein MKNISITGKFFVLLASFGLVTLVLAYYAGSQILRVDGDYSRLVTTEGDAATSLSRASQTFQTIRGAIGDVLLTTAKEQDKKAMDELAASRQQFLTYIDRVSAAMPGDPAIADLKTKAMTVLDQSCANSVALGTKALTYLDIKGAMDVYFRECQPQFQIMSKAISDKVDELTKATSASAATLSADAHRIYWTTIGGVLAALVMMAMVSFVAIRAWLVRPIQALGLTMGKLSGGELTADVVGEDRRDEIGGMARAVSVFKQNGLRARALEAEAVGQRDESEAERRRVAEQESARARAMGEATRGLAEGLKHLSSGDLAYQLETSFAADFEGLRSDFNQTARQLRDTLAAVSTATGAIDSGAREVSHSADDLSKRTEQQAASLEETAAALDEITANVTNSSKRAEEARSVAIKANESARTSETVVAEAVTAMSRIEQSSSQISSIIGVIDDIAFQTNLLALNAGVEAARAGEAGKGFAVVAQEVRELAQRSATAAKEIKELIRKSSAEVDSGVKLVSATGDALKTIEAYVVTINQHMDAIATSAREQSVGLSEVNNAVNQMDQVTQQNAAMVEEANAAGATLAMEAGRLRELVSQFQLGESQDGDSAYGVRQAFEVASPPLSAHAKSVAASLRRVNSVRPVDDHSSPKASPARGMVGKLAQAFGGGASPAGAADSWEEF; encoded by the coding sequence ATGAAAAACATATCCATTACCGGCAAGTTCTTTGTACTTCTCGCATCCTTCGGCCTGGTCACGCTGGTGCTGGCCTATTATGCCGGCAGCCAGATCCTCAGGGTCGACGGGGACTATTCGCGTCTGGTGACGACGGAGGGTGACGCTGCGACCTCGCTGTCGCGCGCCAGCCAGACGTTCCAGACGATCCGCGGCGCCATTGGCGACGTGCTGCTGACGACCGCCAAGGAGCAGGACAAGAAGGCGATGGACGAACTTGCCGCCTCGCGGCAGCAGTTCCTCACCTATATCGACCGGGTGTCGGCGGCGATGCCGGGCGATCCGGCGATCGCAGATCTCAAGACCAAGGCGATGACTGTGCTGGACCAGTCCTGCGCCAATTCGGTCGCGCTCGGTACCAAGGCGTTGACCTATCTCGACATCAAGGGCGCGATGGACGTGTATTTCCGCGAGTGCCAGCCGCAGTTCCAGATCATGTCGAAGGCAATCAGCGACAAGGTGGACGAGCTGACCAAGGCGACCAGCGCCAGCGCCGCAACGCTGTCTGCCGATGCCCACCGGATCTATTGGACGACGATCGGCGGCGTGCTTGCCGCGCTCGTCATGATGGCGATGGTCAGCTTCGTTGCGATCCGTGCGTGGCTGGTGCGTCCCATCCAGGCACTTGGCCTGACGATGGGCAAGCTTTCGGGCGGCGAACTGACGGCGGATGTGGTCGGCGAGGATCGTAGGGACGAGATCGGCGGCATGGCGCGTGCGGTGTCCGTGTTCAAGCAGAACGGATTGCGGGCGCGGGCGCTGGAGGCGGAGGCCGTCGGCCAGCGTGACGAGAGCGAGGCGGAACGCCGTCGGGTCGCCGAGCAGGAGAGTGCGCGTGCCCGCGCGATGGGCGAGGCCACCCGAGGCCTGGCGGAGGGGCTGAAGCATCTGTCATCTGGCGACCTTGCCTATCAGCTCGAAACCTCCTTTGCGGCAGATTTCGAGGGGCTGCGGAGCGATTTCAACCAGACTGCAAGGCAGTTACGCGACACGCTTGCCGCAGTCTCGACCGCCACAGGGGCGATCGACAGCGGTGCCCGCGAGGTGAGCCACAGTGCCGACGACCTGTCCAAGCGAACCGAGCAGCAGGCCGCGTCGCTGGAGGAAACGGCGGCAGCACTGGACGAGATCACCGCCAATGTGACAAATTCGTCGAAGCGGGCCGAGGAGGCGCGCAGCGTCGCGATCAAGGCGAACGAGAGTGCCAGGACGTCCGAGACCGTCGTTGCCGAGGCGGTGACGGCGATGAGCCGGATCGAGCAGTCATCAAGCCAGATCTCCAGCATTATCGGGGTGATCGACGATATCGCCTTCCAGACCAATCTCCTGGCGCTCAATGCCGGCGTCGAGGCGGCGCGGGCCGGCGAGGCCGGCAAGGGCTTTGCCGTGGTGGCGCAGGAAGTGCGTGAACTTGCGCAGCGCTCGGCGACGGCTGCCAAGGAGATCAAGGAACTGATCCGCAAGTCCTCGGCGGAAGTCGACAGCGGCGTGAAGCTGGTCAGTGCCACGGGCGATGCCCTGAAGACGATCGAGGCCTATGTCGTCACCATCAACCAGCACATGGATGCGATCGCCACCTCTGCCCGCGAACAGTCGGTTGGACTGTCAGAGGTCAACAATGCCGTCAACCAGATGGACCAGGTGACGCAGCAGAATGCTGCGATGGTGGAAGAGGCCAATGCGGCCGGCGCCACACTTGCGATGGAGGCCGGCCGGCTGCGGGAGCTCGTGTCGCAGTTCCAGCTCGGCGAGAGCCAGGATGGCGACAGCGCATATGGCGTACGGCAGGCGTTCGAGGTCGCATCGCCGCCGCTTTCCGCTCACGCGAAGTCGGTGGCAGCCAGCCTCCGCCGGGTGAATTCGGTAAGGCCGGTTGATGACCATTCGTCGCCCAAGGCTTCACCGGCGCGGGGCATGGTCGGCAAGCTTGCCCAGGCCTTCGGCGGAGGTGCGTCGCCTGCAGGCGCAGCCGACAGCTGGGAAGAATTCTGA
- a CDS encoding DUF308 domain-containing protein has product MSVQPTVQSNWLRSYYFLRAVFSIAWIVVAVLSAGQMAIVSFLLVIYPAWDALANYIDARANGGLAANRSQMLNVVASTVMTAVVFIAVMQSSYAVLTVFGVWAILSGLLQLYTGVRRWRTAGAQWVMILSGAQSTLAGVFMISRAFGDKMPTILDIAPYVGFGAFYFLLSALWLTVASYRGARNA; this is encoded by the coding sequence ATGTCCGTTCAACCCACCGTCCAGTCGAACTGGCTGCGGTCCTATTATTTCCTGCGTGCCGTCTTCTCGATTGCCTGGATTGTCGTTGCAGTCCTGAGTGCCGGGCAGATGGCGATCGTGTCGTTCCTGCTGGTGATCTATCCGGCATGGGATGCGCTTGCGAATTACATCGATGCGCGTGCCAATGGCGGGCTTGCGGCCAACAGGTCGCAGATGCTGAACGTCGTCGCCAGCACGGTGATGACGGCGGTGGTGTTCATTGCGGTGATGCAAAGCAGTTATGCCGTACTCACCGTCTTCGGCGTCTGGGCGATCCTGTCGGGACTGCTGCAGCTTTATACCGGTGTGCGTCGCTGGCGGACTGCCGGTGCCCAATGGGTGATGATCCTCAGCGGTGCGCAGTCGACGCTGGCCGGCGTGTTCATGATCAGCCGTGCCTTCGGCGACAAGATGCCGACGATCCTCGATATCGCGCCCTATGTCGGCTTCGGCGCCTTCTATTTCCTCTTGTCCGCGCTGTGGCTGACCGTGGCGTCCTATCGCGGGGCGAGGAACGCCTAG
- a CDS encoding molecular chaperone produces the protein MRSSFTAITLAAAFGFASFAESASLRVSPVIVDLPAPAATTQLSVFNDAMKPINVQVRIFKWSQKDGKDVLEPANGVAVSPPIAQLKPGGENMVRIVRTSKTPVKGEESYRVVVDELPPSMRQAITVIMVVRHSIPVFFADPSAAGAVVDWSVQPVAGGYQVTARNRGAKRFKVANLELKSGGSTVGERDGLVGYVLGGSTAQWIVPARGRQGGAITIHGESEAGSFDARAKPQGG, from the coding sequence ATGCGTTCCTCGTTTACCGCCATCACACTGGCGGCCGCTTTCGGCTTTGCGTCTTTTGCAGAATCTGCGTCACTTCGGGTCTCGCCGGTCATCGTCGACCTGCCGGCGCCGGCGGCGACCACGCAGCTTTCGGTATTCAACGATGCGATGAAGCCGATCAATGTGCAGGTCCGGATCTTCAAATGGAGCCAGAAGGACGGCAAGGACGTGCTGGAGCCGGCCAATGGCGTCGCGGTCAGTCCGCCGATCGCGCAGCTGAAGCCCGGCGGCGAAAACATGGTGCGGATCGTCCGGACCTCGAAGACGCCGGTCAAGGGCGAGGAGAGCTACCGGGTCGTCGTCGACGAGCTGCCGCCTTCGATGCGGCAGGCGATCACCGTGATCATGGTGGTGCGCCATTCGATCCCGGTGTTCTTCGCCGATCCGAGTGCTGCCGGTGCCGTCGTCGACTGGAGCGTCCAGCCGGTGGCTGGCGGCTATCAGGTGACGGCGCGCAATCGCGGCGCCAAGCGTTTCAAGGTCGCAAATCTGGAATTGAAGAGCGGCGGCAGCACCGTCGGCGAGCGCGACGGACTGGTCGGCTATGTGCTGGGCGGCTCGACGGCGCAATGGATCGTGCCGGCACGCGGACGCCAGGGCGGCGCGATCACCATTCACGGCGAGAGCGAGGCGGGCAGTTTCGATGCAAGGGCGAAACCCCAGGGAGGCTGA
- a CDS encoding ATP-dependent helicase, with product MSVAYLEKLNEAQRRAVEHGSDVPNGGPAGPLLVIAGAGSGKTNTLAHRVAHLIVSGADPRRILLMTFSRRAATEMGRRVERICKQVLGANAGIMTDALAWAGTFHGIGSKLLRLYAYQIGLDPDFTIHDREDSADLMNLVRHELGFSKMESRFPTKGTCLAIYSRAVNSETPLDEVLKNWFPWCQAWEKQLRELFASYVEAKQAQNVLDYDDLLLYWAQMMDEPSIAEDVGARFDHVMVDEYQDTNRLQSSILMGMKPGGRGLTVVGDDAQSIYSFRAATIRNILDFPKTFDPPANIVTLDRNYRSTSTILAAANGVIELARERFTKNLWTDRQSEERPRLVTVKDEAEQANYIVEKVLENRETGMTLKQQAVLFRASHHSGPLEVELTRRNIPFVKFGGLKFLDSAHVKDMLAALRFAQNPRDRVAGFRLMQLIPGIGPQTAGKILEAIATDPEPLAALQEIPAPPRSGSDWGAFVEMLAAIRQSEGWPADIGTAREWYEPHLERVHEDAETRKSDLLQLEQIASGYASRERFLTELTLDPPDATSDQAGVPLLDEDYMILSTIHSAKGQEWRSVFLLNCVDGCIPSDLGVGSTAEIEEERRLLYVAMTRAKDHLHVITPQRFFVHGQHSQGDRHVYAARTRFIPATLLQFFETSAWPVVAPMSDAERQHRQQVRIDVTARMRGMWR from the coding sequence ATGTCGGTCGCCTATCTGGAAAAACTCAATGAGGCCCAGCGCCGGGCCGTGGAACATGGATCGGATGTGCCGAATGGCGGCCCTGCCGGCCCCCTCCTCGTCATCGCCGGCGCCGGTTCCGGCAAGACCAATACGCTCGCCCATCGCGTCGCCCACCTGATCGTCTCCGGTGCCGATCCGCGCCGTATCCTGCTGATGACCTTTTCCCGCCGCGCCGCGACCGAAATGGGTCGCCGCGTCGAGCGCATCTGCAAACAGGTTCTGGGCGCCAATGCCGGCATCATGACCGATGCGCTCGCCTGGGCCGGCACATTCCACGGCATCGGCTCCAAGCTTTTGCGCCTCTACGCCTACCAGATCGGCCTCGACCCGGATTTCACCATCCACGACCGGGAGGATTCCGCCGACCTGATGAACCTCGTGCGCCACGAACTCGGCTTCTCCAAGATGGAAAGCCGTTTCCCGACCAAGGGCACCTGCCTTGCCATCTATTCCCGTGCGGTCAATTCCGAAACGCCGCTGGATGAAGTCCTGAAGAACTGGTTCCCCTGGTGCCAGGCCTGGGAAAAACAGCTGCGCGAGCTTTTCGCATCCTATGTCGAGGCCAAGCAGGCGCAGAACGTTCTCGATTACGACGATCTGCTTCTCTACTGGGCGCAGATGATGGACGAGCCGTCGATCGCCGAAGATGTCGGCGCCCGCTTCGACCATGTCATGGTCGACGAATACCAGGATACCAACCGGCTGCAGTCATCCATCCTGATGGGCATGAAACCGGGCGGACGCGGCCTCACCGTCGTCGGCGACGACGCCCAGTCGATCTATTCCTTCCGTGCCGCGACGATCCGCAACATTCTCGATTTCCCGAAGACATTCGATCCGCCGGCCAATATCGTCACGCTCGACCGCAACTATCGCTCGACCAGCACCATCCTTGCGGCCGCCAACGGTGTGATCGAGCTCGCCCGCGAGCGCTTCACCAAGAACCTCTGGACCGACCGGCAGTCTGAAGAGCGCCCGCGCCTCGTCACCGTCAAGGATGAGGCGGAACAGGCCAACTATATCGTCGAGAAGGTGCTGGAAAACCGCGAGACTGGCATGACTTTGAAACAGCAGGCCGTGCTGTTTCGCGCCTCGCACCATTCCGGCCCGCTGGAAGTGGAACTGACCCGCCGCAACATTCCCTTCGTCAAGTTCGGCGGCCTGAAATTCCTCGACAGCGCCCATGTCAAGGACATGCTGGCGGCGCTGCGTTTTGCCCAGAACCCGCGCGACCGCGTCGCCGGCTTCCGGCTGATGCAGCTGATCCCCGGCATCGGCCCGCAGACCGCCGGCAAGATCCTGGAGGCGATCGCCACCGATCCGGAACCGCTTGCAGCCCTGCAGGAAATCCCGGCTCCGCCGCGTTCCGGTTCCGACTGGGGCGCCTTTGTCGAGATGCTCGCCGCGATCCGCCAGAGCGAAGGCTGGCCGGCTGACATCGGCACGGCCAGAGAATGGTACGAGCCGCATCTCGAACGCGTCCACGAGGATGCCGAGACCCGCAAGTCGGATCTGTTGCAGCTCGAGCAGATCGCCTCCGGCTATGCCTCGCGCGAACGTTTCCTCACCGAACTGACGCTCGACCCGCCGGACGCGACGAGCGATCAGGCCGGCGTGCCTTTGCTCGACGAGGATTACATGATCCTCTCGACCATCCATTCGGCCAAGGGCCAGGAATGGCGCTCGGTCTTCCTGCTGAACTGCGTCGATGGTTGCATACCGTCCGATCTCGGTGTCGGCTCGACCGCGGAGATCGAGGAGGAGCGTCGCCTGCTTTACGTGGCGATGACGCGCGCCAAGGATCATCTCCACGTCATCACCCCGCAGCGCTTTTTCGTCCACGGACAGCATTCACAAGGGGACAGGCATGTCTATGCCGCCCGCACCCGCTTCATTCCGGCAACGCTTCTGCAGTTCTTCGAGACCTCAGCTTGGCCGGTGGTTGCACCGATGTCCGATGCCGAACGCCAGCACCGCCAGCAGGTGAGGATCGACGTCACCGCCAGGATGCGCGGCATGTGGCGTTAG
- a CDS encoding iron ABC transporter substrate-binding protein, whose protein sequence is MEAILKTSSLLAGVAPALSALAFSILAVSTPASAQVADSLTIYNAQHEGLTKEWVDAFTEETGIVVTVRNGGDMEFANQIVQEGANSPADLFLTENSPAMALVDGKGLFEPVDKATLDEVPEQFRPANGHWIGIAARSTVFAYDKTKLTEDKLPKSLMDLAKPEWKGRWAASPSGADFQAIVGALLQLKGEEQTAAWLKGMKENFTAIRGNSTAMKAVNAGQFEGAVIYHYYYFGDQAKTGENSKNVALHYFKNQDPGAFVSISGGGILASSKHKPQAQAFLKWVAGKGGQKVLRDGTSFEYAVGKGEASNKALVPLADLDAPKVEPTELNNAKVTDMLTAAGIL, encoded by the coding sequence ATGGAGGCGATCTTGAAAACTTCTTCTCTCCTGGCCGGCGTTGCGCCGGCCCTGTCTGCTCTGGCCTTTTCCATCCTTGCGGTTTCCACGCCGGCTTCCGCCCAGGTGGCCGACAGCCTTACCATCTACAACGCCCAACACGAGGGGCTGACCAAGGAATGGGTCGATGCCTTTACCGAGGAGACCGGTATCGTCGTGACGGTGCGCAATGGCGGCGACATGGAATTTGCCAACCAGATCGTTCAGGAGGGGGCCAACTCCCCAGCCGACCTGTTTCTGACCGAAAACTCGCCGGCCATGGCGCTGGTCGACGGCAAGGGCCTGTTCGAACCGGTCGACAAGGCAACGCTCGACGAGGTGCCGGAGCAGTTCCGCCCGGCCAACGGCCACTGGATCGGTATTGCCGCACGTTCCACCGTGTTTGCCTATGACAAGACCAAGCTCACCGAGGACAAGCTGCCGAAATCGCTCATGGATCTCGCCAAGCCGGAATGGAAGGGCCGCTGGGCTGCCTCGCCGTCGGGTGCCGATTTCCAGGCGATCGTCGGCGCGCTGTTGCAGCTGAAGGGCGAGGAACAGACGGCCGCCTGGCTGAAGGGCATGAAGGAAAACTTCACCGCCATCCGCGGCAACTCGACGGCGATGAAGGCCGTCAATGCCGGCCAATTCGAGGGCGCGGTGATCTATCACTACTATTATTTCGGCGATCAGGCGAAGACCGGCGAGAACAGCAAGAACGTCGCGCTGCATTATTTCAAGAACCAGGATCCGGGTGCCTTCGTGTCGATCTCCGGCGGCGGCATCCTTGCCTCTTCCAAGCACAAGCCGCAGGCGCAGGCATTCCTGAAATGGGTTGCCGGCAAGGGCGGCCAGAAGGTCCTGCGGGACGGAACCTCGTTCGAATATGCCGTCGGCAAGGGCGAGGCTTCCAACAAGGCGCTGGTGCCGCTTGCCGATCTCGATGCTCCGAAGGTCGAGCCGACCGAGCTCAACAATGCCAAGGTGACCGACATGCTGACCGCGGCGGGCATTCTCTAA
- a CDS encoding iron ABC transporter permease gives MPRLRLRSGTRGTFAVAIVIALLALVPLGFVFWAAAVTGRETAWQMIFRPRVGELMVNTLLLVIITVPVTTVLASALAWLTERSDLPLARLWSVLCVAPLAIPAFVHSYAWIGLWPGFHGLPAGVAISVTAYFPFLYLPIAASLRLLDPALEDQAASLGLSDGAVFSRVVLPQLRLSILGGGLLIGLHLLSEYGLYAMIRFDTFTTAIVDQFQSTYNGVAANMLALVLVVCCLVFLAFDAGFRGRRRYARIGSGVARRPRRVSLGRWRHVCLLLPLAAVAFSLGIPALTLSRWLIAGGAGIWKLDEIGLALGQTLAICLAGGIATTAAALPIAWLSVRRPGPRSRLIEGCYYLASSMPGVVVALALVTVTVRVTLPLYQTVATIVLAYVIMFMPRALISLRASIAQVPAELEEAAASLGRSPIRALWSTTVRLAAPGGAVAVALSSLGIMNELTATQMLAPNGTRTLAMAFWALTSEIDYAGAAPYALLMILFSLPMTALLHHQSKKIAGR, from the coding sequence ATGCCGCGTCTCCGATTGCGATCGGGAACGCGCGGCACGTTTGCCGTGGCGATCGTCATCGCATTGCTGGCATTGGTACCGCTTGGCTTCGTCTTCTGGGCTGCGGCGGTGACCGGCCGGGAGACGGCTTGGCAGATGATCTTCCGCCCCCGAGTGGGCGAGTTGATGGTCAACACGCTGCTGCTGGTCATCATCACCGTGCCGGTGACGACGGTGCTGGCGAGTGCGCTCGCATGGCTGACGGAGCGCAGCGACCTGCCGCTGGCGCGGCTGTGGTCGGTGCTATGCGTCGCGCCGCTCGCCATCCCCGCCTTCGTGCATTCCTATGCCTGGATCGGCCTGTGGCCCGGCTTTCACGGCCTGCCGGCGGGGGTGGCGATTTCGGTCACCGCCTATTTTCCGTTTCTCTATCTGCCAATCGCGGCCTCGCTCAGGCTTCTCGATCCGGCACTCGAGGATCAGGCGGCATCGCTCGGCCTTTCCGATGGCGCGGTGTTTTCGCGCGTGGTGCTGCCGCAGCTGAGATTGTCCATCCTTGGCGGCGGGTTGCTGATCGGCCTGCATCTCCTGTCGGAATACGGGCTTTATGCGATGATCCGCTTCGACACGTTCACCACCGCCATCGTCGATCAGTTCCAGTCGACCTATAATGGCGTTGCGGCCAATATGCTGGCGCTGGTGCTGGTCGTTTGCTGCCTTGTGTTTCTGGCATTCGACGCGGGTTTCAGGGGACGTCGCCGCTATGCGCGGATCGGCTCGGGCGTCGCACGCCGGCCGCGGCGCGTGTCGCTCGGACGCTGGCGACATGTCTGCCTTCTTCTGCCGCTTGCCGCCGTCGCGTTTTCGCTCGGCATTCCGGCGCTGACGCTGTCGCGCTGGCTGATTGCCGGGGGTGCCGGCATATGGAAGCTCGACGAGATCGGGCTTGCTCTTGGCCAGACGCTCGCCATCTGCCTTGCAGGCGGAATTGCGACGACTGCGGCCGCACTTCCCATTGCATGGCTTTCGGTGCGCCGGCCGGGGCCGCGAAGCAGGCTGATCGAGGGCTGTTATTATCTGGCGAGCTCGATGCCGGGCGTCGTCGTGGCGCTGGCGCTGGTGACGGTCACCGTCAGAGTGACGCTGCCGCTTTACCAGACGGTGGCGACGATCGTGCTTGCCTATGTGATCATGTTCATGCCGCGGGCGCTGATCAGCCTGCGGGCCAGTATCGCGCAGGTGCCGGCCGAGCTGGAAGAGGCGGCGGCGAGCCTCGGCCGTTCGCCGATCCGGGCGCTCTGGTCGACGACCGTCAGGCTTGCCGCGCCGGGGGGCGCGGTGGCGGTTGCCCTGTCCTCGCTCGGGATCATGAACGAATTGACCGCCACGCAGATGCTGGCGCCGAACGGCACGCGCACACTCGCCATGGCCTTCTGGGCGTTGACGAGCGAGATCGATTATGCCGGAGCCGCACCCTATGCGCTGCTGATGATCCTGTTTTCACTGCCGATGACGGCGCTGCTCCATCACCAATCGAAGAAGATCGCCGGCCGATGA
- a CDS encoding ABC transporter ATP-binding protein, whose product MSFVDIRGLRKTFGPVTALDGIDLSVDRGSRMVVVGPSGCGKTTLLRLVAGFEAADAGAIVIGGETMVEGAAAVPAHKRNIGIVAQDGCLFPHLTVAGNIVFGMTDEMPVKERRAAELMEMVGLDRSMLARRPDELSGGQQQRVALARALARKPRLMLLDEPFSALDTGLRAATRKAVGDVLKAEGIATLLVTHDQAEALAFADQVAVMRGGRLAQVGSPREVYSRPADPQTARFLGEAIILPARLIGGQAECALGLLPADASDGAGHGAVDGAGGARTIMLRPEQITLAEPGARDGAIMVRIRDVRFRGSTCELQVVLHADENIAFAVEVPSRAAFAEGQDVALSVAGTAHVFR is encoded by the coding sequence ATGAGCTTTGTAGACATTCGCGGATTGCGCAAGACTTTCGGGCCGGTGACGGCGCTTGACGGGATCGACCTCTCTGTCGACCGGGGCAGCCGCATGGTCGTGGTCGGGCCGTCCGGCTGTGGCAAGACCACGCTTTTGCGGCTCGTTGCGGGTTTCGAGGCGGCGGATGCGGGCGCCATCGTCATCGGCGGAGAGACGATGGTGGAGGGGGCGGCGGCGGTACCGGCGCACAAGCGCAATATCGGCATCGTGGCGCAGGACGGCTGCCTGTTCCCGCATCTGACGGTTGCCGGCAATATCGTCTTCGGCATGACAGACGAGATGCCGGTCAAAGAGCGTCGTGCGGCAGAGTTGATGGAGATGGTCGGGCTCGACCGCTCGATGCTGGCGCGCCGGCCCGACGAGCTTTCCGGTGGCCAGCAGCAGCGCGTGGCGCTGGCGCGGGCGCTTGCCCGCAAGCCGCGGCTGATGCTGCTCGACGAACCGTTCTCGGCGCTCGATACGGGACTCAGGGCTGCAACGCGCAAGGCTGTGGGCGACGTGTTGAAGGCGGAGGGGATTGCGACACTGCTCGTTACCCATGACCAGGCGGAGGCACTTGCCTTTGCCGATCAGGTGGCGGTGATGCGCGGAGGCCGTCTGGCACAGGTCGGGAGCCCGCGGGAGGTCTATTCACGCCCCGCCGATCCGCAGACGGCGCGTTTTCTCGGCGAGGCGATCATCCTGCCGGCGCGGCTGATCGGCGGGCAGGCGGAGTGTGCGCTCGGGCTGCTGCCGGCCGATGCAAGCGATGGGGCAGGCCATGGGGCGGTCGATGGGGCCGGTGGTGCGCGGACGATCATGCTGCGGCCGGAACAGATCACGCTTGCCGAGCCGGGTGCTAGAGACGGCGCGATCATGGTGCGGATCAGGGATGTCCGCTTCCGCGGATCGACATGCGAGCTGCAGGTAGTGCTACATGCAGACGAGAATATTGCCTTTGCGGTGGAAGTGCCGAGCCGGGCCGCCTTTGCGGAGGGACAGGATGTTGCCCTCTCGGTTGCGGGAACCGCTCACGTATTTCGCTAA
- a CDS encoding DUF1328 family protein, whose protein sequence is MLKWALIFLVISLISGFLGFSGVSAATAGIAKILFFLFLVIFLVFLVMALMAGSAIM, encoded by the coding sequence ATGTTGAAATGGGCTCTTATCTTCCTCGTCATTTCCCTGATTTCGGGTTTTCTCGGATTTTCCGGCGTGTCGGCGGCAACGGCCGGTATTGCCAAGATTCTGTTCTTCCTGTTCCTGGTGATCTTCCTGGTCTTCCTAGTCATGGCATTGATGGCCGGCAGCGCGATCATGTAG
- a CDS encoding DMT family transporter: MEKAQSTAKAAAWMMASIALLLLMAVSGRAITLEINVFQVMEMRSVIAFFMPLPFVFREGGFRAMRTAHLMSHIGRNLAHYTGQFAWLMALTMIPLAQVIAIEFTAPIWAALMAAAFLGERLTWRKCVAISFGLAGVLLILKPGVAPLNPGHMFVLGAAFLFAISFIMTKLLTRSDSPTTIIFWMLVIQSAIGLIPALRVWTWPSAGLWPWILVIAFTGTFAHFCMAKALQHADATVAMPMDYLRVPLSALIGYLLYAEGVDGWMAVGAALILTGNLFNLRRPNAGRIQQTPT; this comes from the coding sequence ATGGAAAAGGCACAATCGACGGCGAAAGCCGCCGCATGGATGATGGCGTCGATCGCCCTCCTGTTGCTCATGGCTGTTTCCGGCCGGGCCATCACCCTTGAAATCAACGTCTTTCAGGTAATGGAGATGCGCTCCGTCATCGCCTTCTTCATGCCTCTGCCATTCGTTTTCCGCGAGGGCGGCTTTCGCGCCATGCGCACCGCGCATCTTATGAGCCATATCGGCCGCAACCTGGCGCATTACACCGGCCAGTTTGCCTGGCTGATGGCACTGACCATGATCCCGTTGGCACAGGTCATCGCCATCGAGTTCACCGCGCCGATCTGGGCAGCCCTGATGGCCGCGGCTTTCCTTGGAGAACGCCTCACATGGCGCAAATGCGTGGCGATCAGCTTCGGCCTCGCCGGCGTGCTGCTGATCCTCAAGCCGGGCGTGGCGCCGCTCAATCCCGGCCACATGTTCGTGCTGGGTGCAGCCTTCCTCTTCGCCATTTCCTTCATCATGACCAAGCTTCTGACCCGCAGCGACAGTCCGACGACAATCATCTTCTGGATGCTGGTGATCCAGTCGGCGATCGGCCTGATCCCCGCCCTGCGGGTATGGACCTGGCCCTCGGCCGGACTCTGGCCCTGGATATTGGTGATCGCCTTCACCGGCACCTTCGCCCATTTCTGCATGGCGAAAGCACTGCAGCACGCCGATGCCACGGTCGCCATGCCTATGGATTACCTGCGCGTGCCGCTATCGGCCCTGATCGGTTACCTGCTTTACGCCGAGGGCGTCGATGGATGGATGGCAGTGGGTGCGGCGCTCATCCTCACCGGCAACCTGTTCAACCTCCGCCGCCCCAATGCCGGCAGGATACAGCAGACGCCGACGTGA
- a CDS encoding spore coat U domain-containing protein: MRNIIAAGIAISFFAAAGPALAQTATTTFNVTMTITSSCQINSATNMDFGSSGVIAANRDATSTITVQCTNGTGYTIGLNAGSTTGGTIATRLMSGAGGATIGYSLYSDVARNTYWGNTIGTNTVSGTGNGAAQPYTVYGRVPPQTTPAAGPYTDTVTATLNY; this comes from the coding sequence ATGCGAAATATCATTGCGGCCGGCATTGCCATATCCTTCTTCGCCGCCGCCGGTCCGGCGCTTGCCCAGACCGCGACGACAACGTTCAACGTGACCATGACGATCACTTCGTCCTGCCAGATCAATTCCGCCACCAACATGGATTTCGGCTCAAGCGGTGTGATTGCCGCCAATCGTGATGCGACGAGCACTATCACCGTCCAGTGCACCAATGGAACCGGCTATACGATCGGCCTGAATGCTGGTTCCACCACGGGTGGGACGATCGCCACCCGCCTGATGAGCGGCGCAGGCGGTGCGACGATCGGCTATTCGCTCTATAGCGATGTCGCACGCAACACCTATTGGGGCAATACGATCGGCACCAACACGGTCAGCGGCACGGGCAACGGTGCTGCCCAGCCCTATACGGTCTATGGCCGCGTGCCGCCGCAGACCACGCCGGCGGCGGGTCCCTATACCGACACGGTCACCGCCACGCTCAATTACTGA